A single window of Rubripirellula lacrimiformis DNA harbors:
- a CDS encoding DNA gyrase subunit B — translation MSDAATSETPDETPSPAQDSAANEASTTQASTIPAASSEYNAKDLQHLSDLEHVRERPSMYIGDAGAGGLHHLVYEVVDNSIDEAMAGFAKSVSVVVHTDGSVTVEDDGRGIPVTRHDQLSEELDREVTTMEGVMTVLKFGGKFKKGAYQTSGGLHGVGVTVVNFLSQWAEVEVSRDGYTWTQEYERGVPTGPVAKGRVTKKNGTKVTFKADSQIFNVTKYSYDTLYKRLQELAFLNSGVHIKFLDERNGEGGDFKYERGLVEFVEHLNRASDTLHADVIRIAGEKDGVQFDIALQYSTEYTENVQSYVNNIHTKEGGTHVSGFRSGLTRTLNNYGKKENLFKGVAPGGDDFREGITAVISVRVPEPQFEGQTKTKLGNGEVDGIISGAVGEQMAKYMEENPRVALTIVRKGMLAAEAREAARKAKDLLRKRKDALSGGGLPGKLRDCISKNPDVCELYLVEGDSAGGSAEGGRMREYQAILPLRGKIINAYKSREAKVLENTEVQSMIQAIGTGIGADQDLTKRRYNKIVIMTDADVDGSHIRTLLLCFFYRQMYELVARGHVYVAQPPLFRVQQGKNRYYIQTDGEMKTQLLERGLSDTVFEAEDGRRVEGEKMRELCTSLASMEDAVVALEQRGISLRIHAMRYDPVAEKLPALLLTHGNEEHWFMTQDAVEEFLNQRGLTLEIEEEEDEVIEVEGEASETPAEPKIVTPPDNLAHLAELHEVRTINSGLKDLQVLGFSIDDLIPAERTGSTTARFELVRGEDIRRPLEDLRGLLPEVRAAGEKGLQVTRFKGLGEMNAEELRETTLDPANRTLLKVNLTDAGAADEMFRLLMGDKVEPRREFIETHALDVRNLDV, via the coding sequence ATGAGCGACGCTGCCACCTCAGAGACTCCCGACGAGACCCCATCGCCGGCACAGGATTCCGCTGCCAATGAGGCGTCGACGACTCAGGCTTCGACGATTCCGGCGGCCAGTTCCGAATACAACGCCAAGGACCTGCAGCACCTTTCGGACCTCGAGCACGTCCGCGAGCGTCCCAGCATGTACATCGGGGATGCGGGAGCCGGTGGTTTGCACCACTTGGTCTACGAAGTCGTCGATAATTCGATCGACGAAGCGATGGCGGGATTCGCCAAATCGGTTTCGGTCGTCGTCCACACCGACGGTAGCGTCACGGTGGAAGATGATGGCCGTGGCATCCCGGTGACGCGGCACGACCAGCTTTCCGAAGAACTTGACCGCGAAGTCACGACGATGGAAGGCGTGATGACGGTGCTGAAGTTCGGCGGCAAATTCAAAAAAGGTGCCTACCAAACCTCGGGCGGTTTGCACGGTGTCGGCGTCACGGTTGTGAACTTTCTGAGCCAATGGGCCGAAGTCGAAGTCAGCCGCGACGGGTACACCTGGACGCAAGAATACGAGCGCGGCGTTCCCACTGGGCCGGTCGCGAAGGGCCGGGTCACCAAAAAGAACGGCACCAAGGTCACGTTCAAAGCCGACAGCCAGATCTTCAACGTCACCAAGTACAGCTACGACACGTTGTACAAGCGATTGCAAGAACTGGCGTTCCTGAACAGTGGCGTGCACATCAAGTTTCTGGACGAACGCAACGGCGAAGGCGGCGATTTCAAGTACGAACGCGGCTTGGTCGAGTTTGTCGAACACCTGAACCGAGCCAGTGATACCCTCCACGCCGATGTGATTCGAATCGCGGGCGAAAAAGACGGCGTCCAGTTCGATATCGCGTTGCAGTACAGCACCGAGTACACCGAAAACGTTCAGTCCTACGTCAACAATATCCATACCAAGGAAGGCGGAACGCACGTTTCCGGATTCCGTAGTGGACTGACCCGGACGCTGAATAACTACGGCAAGAAAGAAAACCTGTTCAAGGGCGTGGCGCCCGGCGGTGACGATTTCCGTGAAGGCATCACCGCGGTGATCAGTGTTCGCGTCCCCGAACCCCAGTTCGAAGGCCAAACGAAGACCAAGTTGGGCAACGGCGAAGTCGACGGCATCATCAGCGGTGCTGTGGGCGAACAGATGGCCAAGTACATGGAAGAAAACCCTCGCGTTGCGTTGACGATCGTACGCAAGGGCATGTTGGCGGCCGAAGCGCGCGAAGCGGCACGCAAGGCAAAAGACCTGCTTCGGAAACGAAAGGACGCACTTTCCGGTGGCGGACTTCCGGGCAAACTTCGCGACTGTATCAGCAAGAACCCCGACGTCTGCGAACTGTACTTGGTGGAAGGTGATTCGGCCGGTGGATCGGCCGAAGGTGGCCGGATGCGCGAGTATCAGGCGATCTTGCCGCTTCGCGGTAAGATCATCAACGCCTACAAGAGCCGCGAAGCCAAGGTGTTAGAGAACACCGAAGTCCAGTCGATGATCCAAGCGATTGGCACCGGGATCGGCGCCGACCAAGATTTGACCAAACGGCGTTACAACAAGATCGTCATCATGACGGATGCCGACGTCGACGGCAGCCACATTCGGACGCTGTTGTTGTGTTTCTTCTATCGTCAGATGTACGAACTGGTCGCTCGCGGCCACGTCTACGTCGCTCAGCCCCCCTTGTTCCGCGTCCAGCAGGGCAAAAATCGGTATTACATCCAAACCGATGGCGAGATGAAGACTCAGTTGTTGGAACGAGGTTTGTCGGACACCGTGTTCGAAGCGGAGGATGGTCGCCGCGTCGAAGGCGAAAAAATGCGAGAGTTGTGTACTTCCTTGGCATCCATGGAAGACGCGGTCGTGGCCCTGGAACAACGCGGCATCAGCCTGCGGATCCACGCGATGCGTTACGACCCGGTCGCCGAAAAACTGCCGGCTCTGTTGCTGACCCACGGCAACGAAGAGCATTGGTTCATGACCCAAGACGCGGTCGAAGAATTCCTGAACCAACGTGGACTGACGTTGGAGATCGAAGAGGAAGAGGACGAAGTCATCGAAGTCGAGGGCGAAGCCAGCGAAACGCCAGCGGAACCGAAGATTGTGACGCCACCGGATAACCTGGCTCACTTGGCCGAACTGCACGAGGTTCGGACCATCAACAGTGGTCTGAAAGATCTGCAGGTGCTTGGGTTCAGTATCGATGACCTGATCCCGGCCGAGCGTACCGGTTCAACGACCGCTCGATTCGAACTGGTTCGCGGCGAAGACATCCGGCGTCCACTGGAAGACCTGCGAGGCCTATTGCCCGAAGTGCGTGCGGCCGGTGAAAAAGGTCTGCAAGTGACTCGCTTTAAAGGGCTGGGCGAAATGAACGCCGAAGAACTTCGCGAAACGACGCTGGATCCCGCCAACCGAACGCTGTTGAAGGTCAATCTGACCGATGCCGGTGCGGCTGACGAAATGTTCCGCTTGCTGATGGGCGACAAAGTCGAACCACGCCGCGAGTTCATCGAAACGCACGCATTGGACGTCCGCAACCTGGATGTCTAA
- the rnhA gene encoding ribonuclease HI, whose amino-acid sequence MKKVSLYTDGACSGNPGPGGWAFILRCDSTAKELERAGGEPESTNNKMELTAVIRGLEVLKEPCEVTLFADSTYVLQGMKTWMAGWKSRGWKRKEGKKLAEVKNVELWKALDALMQTHTIKYEHVKGHAGHVENERCDVLAVQAYQRYLTKS is encoded by the coding sequence ATGAAGAAAGTTAGCCTCTACACCGATGGTGCTTGCAGCGGAAACCCTGGCCCGGGCGGCTGGGCGTTCATCCTGCGCTGTGACTCGACTGCCAAAGAGCTTGAACGGGCCGGCGGCGAGCCCGAATCGACCAACAACAAGATGGAATTGACCGCGGTGATTCGCGGTTTAGAAGTCCTGAAAGAACCCTGCGAGGTCACCTTGTTTGCCGACAGCACGTATGTGCTGCAGGGGATGAAGACTTGGATGGCGGGTTGGAAGTCGCGTGGTTGGAAGCGAAAAGAGGGCAAAAAGCTTGCCGAGGTCAAGAACGTCGAGCTGTGGAAGGCGTTGGACGCTCTGATGCAGACGCACACGATCAAGTACGAACACGTCAAAGGCCACGCCGGTCACGTGGAAAACGAACGCTGTGACGTGTTGGCGGTGCAGGCCTACCAGCGTTATCTGACGAAGAGTTAG
- a CDS encoding DinB family protein, giving the protein MMHRVLILLIALLGSTGASAMAATGEPLALQKWPSGEISVESHSGQTVRINDQGKWVSGDQDWVHSVSIGTGDTAAQSAVATDIRGDGVTIRMVSASVTDQLGGQQLPADVQPADAKLDVLILASTNADALVSPSIQTLVTRWDPLLVVFSGLQPGSDSFASVSEQYLSESQSRSIPHNTLAICAADPEMPRTRQVIAMGDQAWQMPADLEKLFAAMESSCENSQQVFAKLSTAQMNFKPSNGTHTPRWNTEHMMGRQLQFFSQIYHAVDPVVPVMNLNPKQMPPDYQAAHPEWDGAAEAKQMQLVSDFCRRFAYLLDGIGPDQKAPGSRWPSLRALLVQMNHHYDEHTANTVKKFELPDWPAK; this is encoded by the coding sequence ATGATGCACCGTGTTTTGATTCTCTTGATTGCACTGCTTGGATCGACCGGCGCTAGCGCCATGGCAGCAACCGGCGAACCGCTGGCGCTACAGAAATGGCCGAGCGGCGAAATATCCGTCGAATCTCATTCGGGCCAGACCGTTCGAATCAACGACCAGGGCAAATGGGTCTCTGGCGACCAAGATTGGGTGCATTCGGTGTCCATCGGGACGGGCGACACCGCGGCCCAGAGTGCCGTGGCGACCGATATCCGCGGCGACGGGGTGACGATCCGGATGGTCAGCGCGTCAGTGACCGATCAACTTGGCGGCCAACAACTGCCCGCCGACGTGCAGCCCGCCGATGCAAAACTGGACGTCTTGATTTTGGCCTCAACCAATGCCGACGCGTTGGTATCACCTTCGATCCAAACGCTAGTGACTCGCTGGGATCCTCTCCTGGTCGTGTTCAGCGGCTTGCAGCCGGGCAGCGATAGCTTTGCCAGCGTCAGCGAGCAGTACCTATCGGAATCACAATCCCGATCGATTCCTCACAACACGTTGGCCATCTGCGCGGCGGATCCGGAAATGCCACGGACTCGCCAAGTGATCGCGATGGGCGACCAAGCTTGGCAGATGCCAGCGGACCTAGAGAAGTTGTTCGCCGCGATGGAATCATCCTGCGAAAATTCGCAACAGGTATTTGCCAAACTTTCGACCGCGCAAATGAACTTCAAACCATCCAACGGCACCCACACGCCGCGTTGGAACACCGAACACATGATGGGTCGCCAACTGCAGTTCTTCTCGCAAATTTACCACGCCGTCGACCCTGTGGTCCCGGTGATGAACTTGAATCCGAAACAGATGCCGCCTGATTATCAAGCGGCTCATCCGGAATGGGATGGTGCGGCAGAGGCCAAGCAGATGCAGTTGGTCAGCGACTTTTGCCGCCGGTTTGCCTACCTGTTGGATGGAATCGGACCGGATCAGAAGGCGCCCGGCAGCCGCTGGCCCTCGCTGCGTGCGTTATTGGTTCAAATGAATCATCACTACGACGAACACACAGCCAACACCGTCAAAAAGTTCGAATTGCCCGATTGGCCAGCCAAGTAG
- a CDS encoding ArsB/NhaD family transporter — protein sequence MHLLASAIEETPIEPSSAGIMILFAMIMMATYVGVAVERFHKTVAALSGAVVLVALSLWLGLYDYPKIYEFLKEDLNIFGVIIGTGILVDVVGKSGLFHFISMWIVRLTGGRASTLFLTLCLVTFVFVAVLTIVPAMLILSSLVLVICRSLGYKPAPLLLSVAICANSGAIATFASGLPNIMIGTAAEIPYVRFLQVSLPYAVISLVIAIAVLRFMFRNDLPWQQSAEEQQQLRVQIESFDPWAMVEDRKVLYRSGSILMATVVGFVFAQQLGVGMDFIAMVGATAALLFAGKGVEDAIGKVNWTVIMFFMGLFVIIGCVKQTGALAFVAQQVIAVSDNRMELLIPLLGVFSAVASSIVDNIPVAATLIPIVQDISGNGVPAEPLWWTLIICCNLGGNGTPIGSISCVIAIYALKREANQHIGWGTFLKLGGTIMLLQVAGAIVYVMIVYNQGLIPELVSHG from the coding sequence ATGCACCTGCTGGCCTCCGCGATCGAAGAAACGCCAATCGAGCCCTCGTCGGCAGGCATCATGATCCTGTTCGCGATGATCATGATGGCGACCTACGTCGGCGTGGCCGTCGAACGGTTCCACAAAACCGTCGCTGCACTTAGCGGTGCCGTGGTGCTGGTGGCACTTAGTTTGTGGCTTGGACTGTACGACTACCCAAAGATCTACGAGTTCTTGAAGGAGGACTTGAATATTTTTGGCGTCATCATCGGTACCGGCATCTTGGTCGATGTGGTGGGCAAAAGCGGGCTCTTCCACTTCATCAGCATGTGGATCGTGCGGCTGACCGGTGGCCGAGCGTCGACGTTGTTCCTGACGCTATGCCTGGTGACATTCGTCTTCGTGGCTGTGCTGACGATCGTGCCAGCGATGTTGATCCTCAGTTCGTTGGTGTTGGTGATCTGCCGATCGCTGGGCTACAAACCCGCCCCGCTGCTGTTAAGCGTCGCCATCTGTGCCAACAGCGGTGCGATCGCGACCTTCGCCAGCGGATTGCCCAACATCATGATCGGCACCGCAGCAGAGATCCCCTACGTTCGCTTTCTGCAGGTCTCGTTGCCATACGCCGTGATCAGTTTGGTGATCGCGATCGCCGTGCTGCGGTTCATGTTTCGAAACGATCTGCCCTGGCAACAATCGGCCGAAGAACAGCAACAACTGCGTGTCCAGATCGAATCCTTTGACCCCTGGGCGATGGTCGAAGACCGCAAAGTCCTCTATCGCAGCGGCAGTATCCTGATGGCGACCGTCGTCGGGTTTGTGTTCGCACAACAATTGGGCGTCGGCATGGACTTCATCGCCATGGTCGGTGCAACCGCGGCGCTGCTGTTCGCCGGCAAGGGTGTCGAGGATGCGATCGGCAAGGTCAACTGGACCGTGATCATGTTCTTCATGGGGCTGTTTGTGATCATCGGCTGTGTCAAACAGACCGGGGCCCTGGCGTTTGTCGCCCAGCAGGTGATCGCCGTCTCGGACAACCGAATGGAATTGCTGATCCCGTTGTTGGGTGTTTTTTCCGCAGTCGCCAGTTCGATCGTCGACAACATCCCGGTCGCTGCGACGTTGATCCCGATCGTGCAAGACATCTCCGGCAACGGCGTGCCCGCCGAACCGTTGTGGTGGACACTGATCATCTGCTGCAATCTAGGCGGCAACGGAACACCGATCGGTTCGATTTCGTGCGTGATCGCGATCTATGCGCTCAAACGCGAAGCGAACCAGCACATCGGATGGGGGACATTTCTAAAGCTCGGTGGTACGATCATGCTGTTGCAGGTCGCCGGCGCAATCGTCTACGTGATGATTGTTTACAACCAAGGCCTGATACCGGAGCTGGTGAGTCATGGGTAA
- a CDS encoding universal stress protein, which translates to MGNESESNEIDRDVDESMRMFERSKVGTSHAIAPIRPSRILVALDGSPQDVTSLDAAMYLRERFNVESILLDARDKADDDSSDLAIDAATKVTGSRPAIRSEGDAYEAILKAIEIHDVDLVILPCPFGRNFEQVGSDSAGTVVDVMLSRCPCPMLIIRRDDQSLRRCAAQVRLVIGGECDVEERAAAWAFGMADAGAMVTLNLVVEKEQYQNLRAILEALQPGKSIELAQFSDALTKTHQSLHGAMSKSATELGMQYSLRPQAGEVAPPNPLNESNAMLIVMPIEVDDRFTQGFVNDRIRRSPHPVLVVPGHVPS; encoded by the coding sequence ATGGGTAACGAATCTGAATCCAACGAAATCGACCGCGACGTTGACGAGTCGATGCGGATGTTCGAAAGGTCCAAGGTCGGAACGTCGCATGCAATCGCTCCGATTCGGCCGTCTCGCATCTTGGTGGCCTTGGATGGGTCGCCACAGGACGTGACGTCGCTAGATGCAGCGATGTACCTGCGCGAACGATTCAATGTCGAATCCATTCTTTTGGACGCCCGCGACAAGGCTGATGATGATTCGTCGGACCTGGCCATCGATGCGGCAACCAAAGTCACCGGATCACGTCCCGCGATCCGCAGCGAAGGCGATGCCTACGAAGCGATCTTGAAGGCGATCGAAATTCACGATGTCGATCTCGTCATCCTGCCATGCCCGTTCGGTCGCAATTTCGAACAGGTCGGCTCCGATAGCGCCGGCACCGTCGTCGATGTGATGCTCTCGCGATGCCCCTGCCCGATGTTGATCATCCGCCGCGACGACCAATCGCTGCGACGCTGTGCTGCCCAAGTCCGATTGGTGATCGGTGGTGAATGCGACGTCGAAGAACGCGCCGCCGCATGGGCATTTGGAATGGCCGATGCCGGTGCCATGGTGACGTTGAACTTGGTCGTCGAAAAGGAACAGTATCAGAACCTGCGAGCCATCTTAGAAGCACTGCAACCGGGCAAATCGATCGAACTGGCACAGTTCAGCGATGCCCTGACCAAGACTCATCAATCGCTGCACGGCGCGATGTCAAAGTCGGCGACAGAACTGGGCATGCAATACTCGCTGCGTCCGCAAGCGGGCGAAGTAGCACCGCCAAACCCATTGAACGAATCCAACGCGATGTTGATCGTGATGCCGATCGAAGTGGACGATCGATTCACCCAAGGATTCGTGAACGACCGTATCCGCCGCAGTCCTCATCCGGTCTTGGTGGTTCCCGGTCATGTGCCCAGTTGA
- a CDS encoding RecQ family ATP-dependent DNA helicase gives MARPSVLDVGLETVTGDPKQILAQQFGMDRFRDGQLAVIERLLGGKNVAAVFPTGGGKSLCYQLPALMLPGTTVVVSPLIALMKDQCDALAARGIGAARLDSSLTTEEFRDAMQGIRDGSIKMLYVAPERFFNERFLASVGTLDVSLFAIDEAHCISQWGHNFRPDYLKLAELAKQLSAKRVLALTATATPEVLADIRDAFAIEPEDAIRTKFFRPNLQLRSSVVDSETHYSVLLDRISTRPPGPTLVYVTLQRTAEEVAEQLVADGHPATAYHAGMKPEVRSQIQQDFIQSDSGIVVATIAFGMGIDKSNIRYVYHFNPPKSMESYAQEIGRAGRDGQDSVCELLLLPDDRVVLENFTYGDTPSRHNVGRLIDLIAGQADTFHVSHYKLSSETDIRILVVRTLLTYLELDGYIKATSPRYDTYKIKPRVTSQKILSHFKGEPREFAAGVLSSLTKGRTWFLLNTVLAARKLGAERQRVVKAIEHMAEQGWLEVQTSDLVHGYRWVNRLDDPKTLADDLHGRLARRESGEVGRLEGVFDLARSESCLADQLSQHFGESLDQPCGRCTACLGEGPQSIPQPPSRPLGSSIQRVIENLVREYPDRFVTARDRARFLCGLSSPGFIRSRLTRHDSYGVCDRIPFAQVLTQVGGTSD, from the coding sequence ATGGCGCGACCATCAGTATTGGATGTGGGGCTTGAAACGGTGACCGGCGACCCGAAACAGATCCTGGCTCAGCAATTCGGGATGGACCGCTTTCGCGATGGCCAATTGGCGGTGATCGAGCGGCTTCTGGGCGGCAAGAACGTCGCTGCCGTCTTCCCGACCGGCGGCGGCAAAAGCCTGTGCTATCAATTACCGGCACTGATGTTGCCCGGCACCACGGTGGTCGTTTCGCCACTGATCGCGCTGATGAAAGATCAATGCGATGCATTGGCCGCACGCGGCATCGGAGCGGCCCGCCTGGATTCCAGCTTGACGACCGAGGAATTTCGCGACGCCATGCAAGGCATCCGCGACGGATCGATCAAAATGCTGTACGTCGCCCCCGAACGGTTCTTTAACGAACGGTTCCTGGCATCGGTGGGGACGCTGGATGTGTCTCTGTTTGCAATCGACGAGGCGCACTGCATCAGCCAATGGGGCCACAATTTCCGGCCCGACTACCTGAAATTGGCGGAACTGGCCAAGCAGCTTTCGGCCAAACGTGTCTTGGCGCTCACGGCCACCGCGACCCCCGAAGTGTTGGCGGACATCCGCGACGCGTTCGCGATTGAACCCGAAGACGCGATCCGAACCAAGTTCTTTCGCCCCAACCTGCAACTGCGCAGCAGCGTGGTCGATTCGGAAACGCACTACAGTGTGCTGCTAGATCGGATCAGCACCCGCCCGCCCGGACCGACCCTGGTTTACGTCACGCTGCAGCGGACGGCCGAAGAAGTCGCCGAACAACTGGTCGCCGACGGACATCCAGCCACCGCCTATCACGCCGGGATGAAGCCGGAAGTGCGATCCCAGATCCAGCAAGATTTTATCCAATCCGACAGCGGGATTGTGGTCGCGACGATCGCCTTCGGAATGGGCATCGACAAGTCGAACATTCGCTACGTCTATCACTTCAATCCGCCCAAATCGATGGAATCCTACGCCCAGGAAATCGGCCGCGCCGGACGCGATGGCCAGGATTCCGTTTGCGAACTGCTGCTGTTGCCCGACGACCGCGTGGTGCTGGAAAACTTCACCTACGGCGACACCCCATCGCGTCACAACGTCGGCCGACTGATCGACCTGATCGCTGGCCAAGCCGACACGTTCCACGTCTCGCACTACAAACTGTCGTCCGAAACGGACATCCGCATCCTGGTCGTCCGGACCTTGCTGACTTACCTGGAACTGGATGGCTACATCAAAGCCACGTCGCCCCGCTACGACACCTACAAGATCAAACCGCGAGTGACTTCGCAAAAGATCCTCAGCCACTTCAAAGGCGAACCTCGCGAATTTGCCGCCGGCGTGCTCTCCTCACTGACCAAGGGCCGGACCTGGTTCCTGCTCAATACCGTCCTGGCCGCTCGCAAACTCGGCGCCGAACGACAACGTGTCGTCAAAGCCATCGAACACATGGCGGAACAGGGGTGGCTGGAGGTCCAGACGTCGGATCTGGTCCACGGGTACCGCTGGGTCAACCGACTGGACGATCCCAAGACGCTCGCCGATGACCTGCACGGCCGTCTGGCGCGGCGCGAAAGCGGGGAAGTCGGGCGACTGGAAGGCGTCTTCGATCTGGCGCGTTCGGAAAGCTGCCTGGCTGACCAACTGTCCCAGCATTTTGGCGAATCCCTCGACCAACCTTGCGGCCGCTGCACCGCCTGTCTGGGTGAAGGTCCGCAATCGATCCCCCAGCCACCGTCGCGGCCGCTGGGATCATCCATCCAGCGAGTGATCGAGAACCTGGTCCGCGAATACCCCGACCGATTCGTCACCGCCCGCGACCGAGCCCGATTCCTGTGCGGACTCTCCTCGCCCGGATTCATCCGCTCACGGCTGACCCGCCACGATAGCTACGGGGTTTGCGATCGGATCCCGTTCGCACAGGTCCTGACCCAGGTCGGCGGAACCAGCGACTAA
- a CDS encoding serine/threonine-protein kinase has product MTNPFPHPDSEHDGERETVDENQAVGGDSGFSIAGEGPSQPASVSAELATHPRYEVLQAIGQGGMGSVYKSRHRLMDRLVAIKVIKPELIRNAKTVQRFQREVKAAARLSHPNIVTAFDAEQVGELHLLVMEHVDGIDLAELVKQRGPLSIPVACECIVQVAAGLQHAFENGMVHRDIKPQNLMLMSESKNHLRESPLKLPGITIKILDFGLASFAMPDDSGENAKAATHSITAIGTFMGTPDYVAPEQAQDARQADVRSDLYSLGATLHFLLYGRPPRAKKEAEELGVDQAKAASLKDAIDQQQVPGSLRDVIKRMMSPDPKDRFQTPSEVIEALTPFTTVDQDTLPTSKNDDTPATAQRSVWRRWVLGAVVLVCSVTVLLLFFGPWLFKSTKVGSWASKPTQHGTPPMPAAPKANQEYPHIDAIKKIDVVRDSIIGQWRIEADQLMTPDFKRGLRAVLELPLDVPAEYDLKLAVARRSDANERFGGLNIAFPIEDSRGMLAVGTHRDVGGCFIERIDGIAAHELLPTWTEGFFFEIDELRIVELRVRTHEIVVLIDGAEAIRWSGEPAQIEMPPGWEIPDRRSIFLGATGEFALEKIQFTPVLN; this is encoded by the coding sequence ATGACCAACCCCTTTCCGCATCCGGATTCTGAACATGATGGCGAGCGTGAAACAGTTGACGAGAACCAAGCGGTCGGTGGTGATTCGGGGTTTTCAATCGCTGGCGAAGGCCCTTCGCAGCCGGCTTCAGTATCCGCAGAACTTGCCACTCATCCACGCTACGAAGTGCTTCAGGCAATCGGGCAAGGCGGTATGGGCAGCGTCTATAAATCGCGACATCGCCTGATGGATCGCTTGGTGGCGATCAAAGTCATCAAACCTGAGTTGATTCGAAATGCAAAAACGGTTCAACGCTTCCAGCGAGAAGTAAAGGCCGCGGCTCGGCTGTCCCATCCGAACATCGTCACGGCCTTCGACGCCGAACAGGTCGGTGAACTACATCTGTTGGTGATGGAGCATGTTGATGGTATCGATTTAGCCGAACTGGTGAAGCAGCGAGGACCTCTATCCATTCCTGTTGCCTGCGAGTGCATAGTCCAGGTCGCTGCCGGCTTACAGCATGCTTTTGAAAATGGCATGGTCCATCGCGACATCAAACCCCAGAATTTGATGTTGATGTCCGAATCGAAGAACCACCTTCGTGAGAGCCCTTTGAAGTTGCCTGGTATCACGATCAAAATTCTCGATTTCGGCTTGGCTTCCTTTGCCATGCCAGACGATTCAGGCGAAAACGCGAAGGCCGCAACCCATAGCATCACCGCGATTGGAACGTTCATGGGAACGCCGGATTATGTGGCACCTGAACAAGCTCAAGATGCACGTCAAGCGGATGTTCGCAGCGATCTTTACTCACTAGGAGCCACACTGCATTTTCTGTTGTACGGCCGACCGCCACGTGCGAAAAAAGAAGCGGAAGAGCTTGGCGTTGATCAAGCCAAAGCTGCTTCGCTTAAAGATGCGATCGATCAGCAGCAAGTGCCGGGCAGCTTGCGAGATGTCATCAAGCGGATGATGTCTCCTGACCCCAAAGATCGCTTTCAAACGCCCAGCGAAGTGATCGAAGCGTTGACTCCATTCACCACCGTCGATCAGGACACATTGCCGACGAGCAAAAACGACGATACTCCTGCGACCGCGCAACGATCGGTGTGGCGGCGGTGGGTGCTCGGGGCGGTCGTCTTGGTGTGCAGCGTCACTGTGCTCTTGCTGTTTTTCGGTCCTTGGCTCTTCAAATCAACAAAGGTCGGATCCTGGGCATCCAAACCGACACAACACGGTACGCCCCCTATGCCGGCGGCACCGAAAGCCAACCAAGAGTACCCACACATCGATGCGATCAAGAAGATTGACGTGGTCCGGGACAGCATCATTGGTCAGTGGCGAATTGAAGCGGATCAATTGATGACACCAGACTTCAAGCGTGGGCTCCGCGCCGTACTGGAACTGCCTCTCGACGTACCCGCTGAGTACGATCTGAAACTCGCAGTCGCACGTCGCAGCGACGCCAACGAACGCTTCGGTGGCTTGAACATTGCTTTCCCTATTGAAGACTCACGAGGCATGTTGGCGGTTGGTACTCACCGGGACGTTGGTGGCTGCTTCATCGAACGCATCGACGGAATCGCAGCGCACGAATTGTTACCAACCTGGACGGAAGGTTTCTTCTTTGAGATTGACGAATTACGCATCGTTGAACTAAGGGTCCGCACGCATGAAATCGTGGTTCTGATTGATGGTGCCGAAGCGATTCGATGGAGTGGAGAGCCAGCTCAAATTGAAATGCCACCGGGCTGGGAGATCCCCGACAGACGGTCCATTTTCCTTGGTGCGACTGGCGAATTCGCCCTAGAGAAAATTCAATTCACACCGGTTTTGAATTAA